The Pseudomonas multiresinivorans DNA window GTTGCGGTAATCGGGGATGTGGTTGGAGAACAGCGCGGCGAGGCCTTCGATGTCGTTGCGCCAGTCGCGGTGCAGCTCACAGGCCACGCCGAACCAGGTCATCATCTGCGCCCCGGCGGCCTCCATGCGGCGCCAGGCGGCGTCACGGGTGACTTCGTTGAAAGTGCCCGAGGCATCGGCGACGACGAAGACGTCGAAGCCCTCTTCCAGCGCCGACAGCGCGGGGAACGCCACGCAGACCTCGGTGACCACGCCGGCGATGATCAATTGCTTCTTGCCGGTGGCCTTCACCGCCTTGACGAAGTCCTCGTTATCCCAGGCGTTGATGTTGCCGGGACGGGCGATATAGGGCGCGTCGGGGAACAGGTCCTTCAGCTCGGGAACCAGCGGGCCGTTGGGGCCGTTCTCGAAGCTGGTGGTGAGAATGGTCGGCAGCTTGAAGTACTTGGCGAGGTCGGCCAGGGCCAGGACGTTGTTCTTGAACTTGTCCGGTTCGATGTCGCGCACCAGCGAAAGCAGACCGGCCTGGTGATCGACCAGCAATACCGCGGCCTGG harbors:
- the ycaC gene encoding isochorismate family cysteine hydrolase YcaC, which codes for MSKPYVRLDKSQAAVLLVDHQAGLLSLVRDIEPDKFKNNVLALADLAKYFKLPTILTTSFENGPNGPLVPELKDLFPDAPYIARPGNINAWDNEDFVKAVKATGKKQLIIAGVVTEVCVAFPALSALEEGFDVFVVADASGTFNEVTRDAAWRRMEAAGAQMMTWFGVACELHRDWRNDIEGLAALFSNHIPDYRNLITSYSTLTAKK